A genomic stretch from Bordetella sp. N includes:
- a CDS encoding ABC transporter substrate-binding protein — protein MKLVQPLCHQGTKPSPSLISRLLAKAAIASATFATAAMMTAAHAQTAGGTLYAIVQPEPPILVLGLNQQSPTQYVGSKIYEGLLTYSDKLEPKPGLAKSWDISADGLTYTFHLQTGVTWHDGKPFTADDVVFTADKFLRKVHPRVRPILDRYVASITALDAGTVQFKLKERFAPFIYLFGTDNILVVPKHIYDGTDFATNPANQHPIGTGPFMFKEWKRGSDIVLEKNPHYWKQGLPYLDRIVFHVIPDAASRSVAFEKGDVQVLRGGDIDNVDVARLKATAGVSNTTKGTEMYSTITSLVMNERKPPFDNAKVRQAVMYALNRKFIVDHIFFGIGKVATSPISSTTLFHEANLPVYNYDVKKARALIKESGVDVGKYPIRILSYPYGSAWDRLGEYTRQALTQLGFNVDIDATDAGGWAQRVGNFDFDLTFHFTDQFGDPAIGVSRLFLSSNIVKGSPFVNNEGYRNPEVDRLFTEASSAPTTEKRQELYSQVQKILVDDVANGFLFENQNVTLFKNNVHNLITTGVGTNSNFESVYLSK, from the coding sequence ATGAAATTGGTCCAGCCACTGTGCCACCAGGGCACTAAACCAAGTCCGTCCTTGATCAGCCGTCTGCTGGCGAAGGCCGCCATCGCGTCGGCGACCTTTGCCACCGCCGCCATGATGACGGCCGCGCACGCGCAGACCGCCGGCGGAACGCTGTACGCCATCGTCCAGCCCGAGCCGCCCATTCTGGTGCTGGGCTTGAACCAGCAGTCGCCGACCCAATACGTCGGCAGCAAGATCTACGAAGGCCTGCTCACCTACAGCGACAAGCTGGAGCCCAAGCCGGGTCTGGCGAAGTCCTGGGACATCTCCGCGGATGGCCTGACCTACACCTTCCATCTGCAGACCGGCGTCACCTGGCATGACGGCAAGCCGTTCACGGCCGATGACGTGGTGTTCACCGCGGACAAGTTCCTGCGCAAGGTGCACCCGCGCGTGCGTCCCATCCTCGACCGCTACGTGGCGTCGATCACCGCGCTGGACGCGGGCACCGTCCAGTTCAAGCTGAAGGAACGCTTCGCGCCCTTCATCTATCTGTTCGGCACCGACAACATCCTGGTGGTGCCCAAGCACATCTATGACGGCACCGACTTCGCCACCAATCCGGCCAACCAGCATCCGATCGGCACGGGTCCCTTCATGTTCAAGGAATGGAAGCGCGGCTCCGATATCGTGCTGGAGAAGAATCCGCACTACTGGAAGCAGGGCCTGCCGTATCTGGACCGCATCGTCTTCCACGTGATTCCCGATGCTGCATCGCGCTCGGTGGCGTTCGAGAAGGGCGACGTCCAGGTGCTGCGCGGCGGCGATATCGACAACGTCGACGTGGCGCGCCTGAAGGCCACGGCCGGGGTGTCGAACACCACCAAGGGCACGGAGATGTACTCGACCATCACGTCGCTGGTGATGAACGAGCGCAAGCCGCCCTTCGATAACGCCAAGGTGCGCCAGGCCGTCATGTACGCCTTGAACCGCAAGTTCATCGTCGATCACATCTTCTTCGGCATCGGCAAGGTGGCGACCAGCCCGATCTCGTCGACCACGCTGTTCCATGAAGCCAACCTGCCGGTCTACAACTACGACGTCAAGAAGGCGCGCGCGCTGATCAAGGAGTCCGGTGTCGACGTCGGCAAGTATCCGATCCGCATCCTCAGCTATCCGTATGGCTCGGCTTGGGACCGCCTGGGTGAATACACCCGCCAGGCACTGACGCAGCTCGGCTTCAACGTCGATATCGATGCCACCGACGCGGGCGGCTGGGCTCAGCGGGTCGGCAATTTCGACTTCGACCTGACGTTCCACTTCACCGACCAGTTCGGCGATCCGGCCATCGGCGTGTCGCGTCTGTTCCTGTCGAGCAACATCGTCAAGGGCTCGCCTTTCGTCAACAACGAGGGTTATCGCAACCCCGAGGTGGACCGCCTGTTCACCGAAGCGTCGTCCGCGCCCACGACGGAGAAGCGCCAGGAGCTGTACTCGCAAGTGCAGAAGATCCTGGTCGATGACGTCGCCAACGGCTTCCTTTTCGAGAATCAGAACGTGACCTTGTTCAAGAACAACGTCCACAACCTGATCACGACCGGCGTCGGCACGAATTCCAACTTCGAGTCGGTCTATCTGAGCAAGTAA
- a CDS encoding FadR/GntR family transcriptional regulator: protein MDLSPVSVQRLYRTIADRIIQSIRAGRYDAGDRLPTERDLAERLQVSRTTVREALIALEVEGYVEVRVGSGVYVRQRPEAPRPPASALLRRSEDVDIQASGENPVWGNVGAFELLHVNLLVEPEAAALAAANATEEQLKAICDANAVMENSSTPRLHNRLFHIAIGEATGNLAMALTVRHLWDIHDESVMFNKLEQLIVGRDAWEKAEHEHDSIVEALCRRDSEGARAAMRAHFMGTRSRLRQDFSLAAEPTNRAV, encoded by the coding sequence TTGGATCTCAGCCCCGTTAGCGTTCAGCGCCTCTATCGCACCATAGCCGATCGGATTATCCAATCCATTCGAGCGGGGCGCTATGACGCGGGTGATCGCCTGCCCACGGAGCGGGACCTGGCCGAGCGCCTGCAGGTCAGCCGGACGACGGTGCGCGAAGCGCTGATCGCCCTGGAAGTGGAAGGTTACGTCGAAGTGCGCGTGGGCAGCGGCGTCTATGTCCGGCAACGCCCGGAAGCGCCCCGGCCGCCCGCCAGCGCCTTGCTGCGCCGGTCGGAGGACGTCGATATCCAGGCTTCCGGCGAAAACCCCGTGTGGGGCAACGTCGGCGCCTTCGAATTGCTGCACGTGAATCTGCTGGTCGAGCCGGAGGCGGCGGCACTGGCTGCCGCCAATGCGACCGAAGAACAGCTCAAGGCCATCTGCGACGCCAATGCGGTGATGGAAAACTCCAGCACGCCTCGCCTGCACAACCGCCTGTTCCACATCGCCATCGGCGAAGCCACCGGCAACCTGGCGATGGCGTTGACCGTCCGCCACCTGTGGGACATCCACGATGAAAGCGTGATGTTCAACAAGCTGGAGCAGCTCATCGTCGGCCGGGATGCGTGGGAAAAGGCCGAACACGAACATGACTCCATCGTGGAGGCCCTGTGCCGCCGCGATAGCGAAGGGGCGCGCGCGGCCATGCGCGCGCACTTCATGGGTACCCGCAGTCGCCTGCGCCAGGACTTTTCCCTGGCAGCAGAGCCGACAAATCGCGCCGTCTGA
- a CDS encoding asparaginase produces MSKPKVAVIFTGGTIAGQSDSNLDTTSYRAGVLTGAELLAQIPAVHDFCTPVPEQFRNVVSTDITDADLLALHALVTRQLAQDDIAGVVITHGTATLEETAAFLQFTLRSDKPVVLVGAMRPNSAISADGQMNLVQAFALAASPQARGRGILVCANDRIGSAIYISKTNAQAVDTFQARDAGFLGVMMGVRPLFYAQPAQPLLPPCFDVAGGGALPRVAVVHTHLNDDPGVLEYFLAQGASGLVIAAAGNGTLSSAMARQANACVERGVPVVKSSVCGAGFVWNEGKDKLIPAGFHNPQKSRMLLALCLRQGMDMAEIEACFTVQLG; encoded by the coding sequence ATGAGCAAACCGAAAGTCGCTGTCATCTTCACCGGAGGCACCATCGCCGGCCAGTCCGATTCCAATCTGGATACGACGTCCTACCGCGCCGGCGTTCTCACCGGCGCCGAACTGCTGGCCCAGATCCCGGCGGTGCATGACTTCTGCACCCCCGTGCCAGAGCAGTTTCGCAACGTGGTCAGCACCGACATCACGGACGCCGACCTGCTGGCGTTGCACGCCCTGGTGACCCGGCAACTGGCGCAAGACGACATCGCCGGCGTGGTGATCACGCACGGCACGGCGACCCTGGAAGAGACCGCCGCCTTCCTGCAATTCACCTTGCGCAGCGACAAACCGGTGGTGCTGGTCGGCGCCATGCGTCCGAATTCCGCCATCAGCGCGGATGGCCAGATGAACCTGGTGCAGGCCTTCGCGCTGGCCGCCTCGCCGCAAGCGCGCGGGCGCGGCATCCTGGTCTGCGCCAATGATCGCATCGGCTCGGCCATTTATATTTCGAAAACGAATGCGCAGGCCGTCGATACCTTCCAGGCTCGTGATGCCGGCTTTCTCGGTGTCATGATGGGCGTGCGGCCGTTGTTCTATGCCCAGCCCGCGCAGCCGCTGCTGCCGCCCTGCTTCGATGTTGCCGGCGGCGGCGCGTTGCCGCGGGTGGCGGTGGTCCACACGCATCTGAACGACGATCCCGGCGTGCTCGAGTACTTCCTGGCCCAGGGCGCCAGCGGCCTGGTCATCGCCGCGGCAGGCAACGGCACCCTGTCCAGCGCCATGGCGCGCCAGGCGAACGCCTGCGTCGAACGCGGCGTTCCAGTGGTCAAGTCATCGGTTTGCGGCGCGGGCTTCGTGTGGAACGAGGGCAAGGACAAGCTGATCCCGGCCGGTTTCCACAACCCGCAGAAGTCGCGCATGCTGCTGGCGCTGTGCTTGCGCCAGGGCATGGATATGGCTGAAATCGAAGCCTGCTTTACCGTGCAGCTGGGCTGA
- a CDS encoding ABC transporter ATP-binding protein: MTAMLEIRGLEINYGHIEAVRGVDMSLDAGQITALVGANGAGKSTTLLALSGLLPKAKGSVLFEGEDITRLAPHQIVARGIVQVPEGRAILTTMTVRENLELGAYRRGRSKVEDDLEYIFNLFPRLKERLQGIAGNLSGGEQQMLAIGRALMAKPRLLLLDEPSMGLAPIVVQEIFRAVRAINADGLTLFLVEQNVRQALKIAQKGYVLENGALALSGSGRELLGHPRVLEAYLGG; this comes from the coding sequence ATGACCGCCATGCTGGAAATACGCGGCCTGGAAATCAATTACGGACACATCGAAGCCGTGCGCGGCGTCGACATGTCGCTGGACGCCGGGCAGATCACCGCCCTGGTGGGCGCCAACGGCGCCGGCAAGTCGACCACGCTGCTGGCGCTGTCGGGTCTGCTGCCCAAAGCCAAGGGTTCGGTGCTGTTCGAAGGCGAGGACATCACCCGCCTGGCGCCGCACCAGATCGTGGCGCGCGGCATCGTGCAGGTGCCCGAAGGGCGCGCCATCCTCACCACCATGACGGTGCGCGAGAACCTGGAACTGGGTGCCTATCGCCGCGGCCGCAGCAAGGTCGAGGACGATCTGGAATACATCTTCAATCTGTTCCCGCGCTTGAAAGAGCGTCTGCAAGGCATCGCCGGCAACCTGTCGGGCGGCGAGCAGCAGATGCTGGCGATCGGCCGGGCGCTGATGGCGAAGCCGCGCCTGCTGCTGCTGGATGAACCATCGATGGGCCTGGCGCCGATCGTGGTGCAAGAAATCTTCCGCGCCGTGCGCGCCATCAACGCCGATGGGCTGACCCTGTTCCTGGTGGAGCAGAACGTGCGGCAGGCGCTGAAGATCGCGCAGAAGGGTTACGTGCTGGAAAACGGCGCGCTGGCCCTGTCGGGCAGCGGCCGCGAACTGCTCGGCCATCCGCGGGTGCTGGAAGCCTACCTGGGCGGTTGA
- a CDS encoding ABC transporter ATP-binding protein: protein MLELSNISMRFGGLHVLHDVNLKVPQGSIFGLIGPNGAGKTTVFNIITGLLRPSGGNVTFDGKSLVGTKPHRITRAGVARTFQNIRLFKEMTLLENVVVGAYRHMHYGIGGLLFSLPNFRKHEAQARERALELLSWMKLDHKANDLADNLSYGEQRRLELARALATEPRLLLLDEPVAGMNTGERAELMREIEAIRGRGYTILMIEHDMRFVMGLCETIAVLNFGKIIASGGPDEIRNNEQVIEAYLGRDDEEDEQAAEVRA, encoded by the coding sequence ATGCTTGAACTCTCGAATATCTCCATGCGTTTCGGCGGCCTGCATGTGCTGCACGACGTCAATCTGAAAGTGCCGCAAGGCTCCATCTTCGGCTTGATCGGCCCCAACGGCGCCGGCAAGACCACGGTGTTCAACATCATCACCGGCCTGCTGCGTCCGAGCGGCGGTAACGTGACCTTTGATGGCAAGAGCCTGGTCGGCACCAAGCCGCACCGCATCACCCGCGCCGGCGTGGCGCGTACTTTCCAGAACATCCGCTTGTTCAAGGAAATGACGCTGCTGGAAAACGTGGTGGTGGGTGCTTACCGGCACATGCACTACGGTATCGGCGGCCTGTTGTTCAGCCTGCCCAACTTCCGCAAGCACGAAGCGCAGGCCCGCGAGCGCGCGCTCGAACTGCTGTCCTGGATGAAGCTGGACCACAAGGCCAACGACCTGGCCGACAACCTGTCCTACGGCGAACAGCGCCGTCTGGAGCTGGCGCGCGCGCTGGCGACCGAGCCGCGCCTGCTGCTGCTGGACGAGCCGGTGGCCGGCATGAACACCGGCGAACGGGCCGAACTGATGCGCGAGATCGAGGCCATCCGCGGCCGGGGCTACACCATCCTGATGATCGAGCACGACATGCGCTTCGTGATGGGGCTGTGCGAAACGATCGCGGTGCTGAACTTCGGCAAGATCATCGCCAGCGGCGGACCGGACGAGATCCGCAACAATGAACAGGTCATCGAGGCTTATCTGGGCCGCGACGACGAAGAAGACGAGCAAGCCGCGGAGGTGCGCGCATGA
- a CDS encoding branched-chain amino acid ABC transporter permease, which translates to MSGLENFWNIYGNLVLSLGTNALLALSIWLTLACGMLAMANAAFMGIGAYAAALLTMNYDMPFSVALAGGMVAPAIVAGLIGLPTIRLSGVYLAMATLGFGEVVRVAILNTESVTGGALGLNGIPQLTQWWHVAGAVVIVLLVLWRVRASKVGRAFDAIRGDETAAGLMGIDVRANKMLAFIMGAAIAGLAGALNAHLTFFIGPQEFGFDRGVEILTMTILGGINSLIGPLLGSAIITVLPEALRGMGDFRLVANGVILVLIVLFLPQGIWDPARFARWTRKGGKRHA; encoded by the coding sequence ATGAGCGGACTCGAAAATTTCTGGAATATCTACGGCAACCTGGTCCTGTCCCTGGGGACCAACGCGCTGTTGGCGTTGTCGATCTGGTTGACCCTGGCTTGCGGCATGCTGGCCATGGCCAATGCGGCGTTCATGGGCATCGGCGCCTACGCGGCAGCCTTGCTGACGATGAACTACGACATGCCTTTCTCGGTGGCATTGGCGGGCGGCATGGTGGCGCCGGCCATCGTGGCGGGGCTGATCGGCTTGCCGACCATAAGGCTGTCCGGGGTCTATCTGGCCATGGCCACACTGGGCTTCGGCGAAGTGGTGCGGGTGGCGATCCTGAACACGGAATCCGTCACCGGCGGCGCGCTGGGCCTGAACGGCATCCCCCAATTGACGCAATGGTGGCATGTGGCAGGCGCCGTGGTCATCGTGCTGCTGGTGTTGTGGCGCGTGCGCGCATCCAAGGTCGGCCGCGCGTTTGACGCCATCCGTGGCGACGAGACCGCCGCCGGCCTGATGGGCATCGACGTGCGTGCCAACAAGATGCTGGCCTTCATCATGGGCGCGGCCATCGCCGGCCTGGCTGGCGCGCTCAATGCCCACCTGACGTTTTTCATCGGCCCGCAGGAATTCGGTTTCGACCGTGGCGTGGAAATCCTGACCATGACCATCCTGGGGGGTATCAACAGCCTGATCGGACCGCTGCTGGGTAGCGCCATCATCACCGTGCTGCCGGAAGCGCTGCGCGGTATGGGCGATTTCCGCCTGGTCGCCAACGGGGTCATCCTGGTGCTCATCGTTTTGTTCCTGCCGCAAGGCATCTGGGATCCGGCGCGTTTCGCGCGCTGGACGCGCAAGGGAGGCAAGCGCCATGCTTGA
- a CDS encoding branched-chain amino acid ABC transporter permease gives MLEQQFVNALSLGCVYALFALGFTLVFGVLGIINLAHGAVFMVGAYVALSFITKLGAPLWVAIIGAFVVSGLVGALIDWLVLKPLRKRNAPHLIPMIATIGVGIILNNGMQGVFGASNQRFPVGIVPDETLVIAGMHVTVIELAIIFLSFALMAVLMLVMHRTQFGRALRAIAESPKAAWLLGINVEQLFLVTSFMAGALGGVAGLLIGLYSNAVFPLMGQPMLHKGIAVIILGGMGDIRGAMLGGLFLGFAEVLSVAYIGSTMRDAVAFGLLFLILLVRPQGLFGKVVQRKA, from the coding sequence ATGTTGGAACAACAATTCGTTAATGCCCTGTCGCTGGGCTGTGTGTACGCCCTGTTCGCGCTGGGCTTCACGCTGGTCTTCGGCGTGTTGGGCATCATCAATCTGGCCCATGGCGCCGTGTTCATGGTGGGCGCCTATGTCGCGCTGTCCTTCATTACCAAGCTGGGCGCTCCGCTATGGGTCGCCATCATCGGCGCCTTCGTCGTTTCCGGTCTGGTCGGCGCCTTGATCGACTGGCTGGTGCTGAAGCCGCTGCGCAAGCGCAACGCACCCCACCTGATTCCCATGATCGCCACCATCGGCGTGGGCATCATTCTGAATAACGGCATGCAGGGCGTGTTCGGCGCCAGCAACCAGCGCTTCCCCGTCGGCATCGTCCCGGACGAGACGCTGGTGATCGCGGGCATGCACGTCACGGTCATCGAACTGGCCATCATCTTCCTGTCCTTCGCGCTGATGGCCGTGCTGATGCTGGTCATGCACCGCACGCAGTTCGGCCGCGCCCTGCGCGCCATCGCCGAATCGCCCAAGGCCGCCTGGCTGCTGGGCATCAACGTCGAACAGCTGTTCCTGGTCACGTCCTTCATGGCCGGTGCGCTGGGCGGCGTGGCCGGCTTGTTGATCGGCCTGTACTCCAACGCCGTGTTCCCGCTGATGGGCCAGCCGATGCTGCACAAGGGCATCGCGGTCATCATCCTGGGCGGCATGGGCGACATCCGTGGCGCCATGCTGGGCGGCCTGTTCCTGGGCTTCGCTGAAGTGCTGTCGGTTGCGTACATCGGTTCGACGATGCGCGACGCGGTGGCCTTCGGCCTGCTCTTCCTGATTCTGCTGGTGCGCCCCCAGGGCCTGTTCGGCAAAGTGGTGCAACGCAAGGCTTGA
- a CDS encoding ABC transporter substrate-binding protein yields the protein MNFTYKKLLAAVMLAGSLPAAHAADIKLGVAEALSGGAAQYGTAIRNGFQLAADEINAAGGINGSKLALVVEDEQGKKEEAINVFKKLIFQDKVLMTFGPTLSNSAQAADPIAQAGKTVAFGTSNTADGITSIGNYVFRNSVTEADVLPATLKMAMDKAGVKKVAVLYGNDDVFTKSGYDNFKKALEDLKIPVTTTETFAKGDVDFKAQLTKIKGTNPDAIVLSALLAEGGPIMVQARQIGLNVPFIGGNGMNSVKIFDLAPGAASNNLWIGSPWSIENPAPENTKFIGAYKAKYNAAPDQFAAQAYDAMYIVAEALKKTKLTGDINADRAALREVLPSVTWTGATGAFKFRQAKDRAGKPAGYDAEQAPIVSVTKDGKYVIVK from the coding sequence ATGAATTTCACTTATAAGAAGCTGCTGGCCGCCGTGATGCTGGCTGGTTCCCTGCCCGCCGCCCACGCGGCCGACATCAAGCTGGGCGTGGCCGAGGCCCTGTCCGGCGGCGCCGCCCAGTACGGCACGGCCATCCGCAACGGCTTCCAATTGGCCGCCGATGAAATCAACGCCGCCGGCGGCATCAACGGCAGCAAGCTGGCCCTGGTCGTCGAAGACGAGCAAGGCAAGAAAGAAGAAGCCATCAACGTCTTCAAAAAGCTGATCTTCCAGGACAAGGTCCTGATGACCTTTGGCCCGACGCTGTCGAACTCGGCCCAGGCCGCCGACCCCATCGCCCAAGCCGGCAAGACGGTCGCCTTCGGTACGTCCAATACCGCCGACGGCATCACCTCGATCGGCAACTACGTCTTCCGCAACTCGGTGACCGAGGCCGACGTGCTGCCCGCCACCCTGAAGATGGCCATGGACAAGGCCGGCGTGAAGAAGGTCGCGGTGCTGTACGGCAACGACGACGTCTTCACCAAGAGCGGCTACGACAACTTCAAGAAGGCCCTGGAAGACCTGAAGATCCCGGTCACCACCACGGAAACCTTCGCCAAGGGCGACGTCGACTTCAAGGCCCAGCTGACCAAGATCAAGGGCACCAACCCTGACGCCATCGTGCTGTCCGCGCTGTTGGCCGAAGGTGGCCCCATCATGGTGCAGGCGCGCCAGATCGGCCTGAACGTGCCGTTCATTGGCGGCAACGGAATGAATTCGGTTAAGATCTTCGACCTGGCGCCTGGCGCTGCCTCGAACAATCTGTGGATAGGCAGCCCCTGGTCGATCGAAAATCCGGCCCCTGAAAATACCAAGTTCATCGGTGCCTACAAGGCCAAGTACAACGCGGCCCCCGATCAATTCGCGGCGCAGGCGTATGACGCCATGTATATCGTCGCCGAAGCCCTGAAGAAGACCAAGCTGACGGGTGACATCAACGCCGACCGCGCCGCTCTGCGGGAAGTCCTGCCTTCCGTGACCTGGACCGGTGCCACTGGCGCCTTCAAGTTCCGTCAGGCCAAGGATCGTGCCGGCAAACCCGCCGGCTATGACGCCGAGCAAGCGCCCATCGTCAGCGTGACGAAGGACGGCAAATACGTCATCGTGAAGTAA
- the pmbA gene encoding metalloprotease PmbA: MVNTSTSLPIAENHARFSELVESALAHARKIGASDAAAEVSESLGLSVSVRKNDIETVEQTRDRSLDITVYAGQRRGSASTSDFSPNALRETVEAAWHIASATAEDPAAGLPDAENLARDYPDLSLHHPWGIDTEAAAELALRAERAARAVDPRITNTEGASLGTYEGQFVMGNTRGFLGGYPYSRHSLSVAPIAGRGNKMQRDFWYSSERDASNLANPEAVGRYAAERALSRLSARRIPTGKFPVLFEAPLALGLLGALTQATNGGALYRKTTFLLDSLGKPVLADHLDVTEDPHIPGAMGSSPFDDEGVITRARDVVSAGVLQGYFLSTYTARKLGMAVTGNAGGSHNLALSSRKTKATDDLPAMLRKMGTGLLVTELIGQGVNYVTGDYSRGAFGYWVKDGVIQHAVEEVTIAGNLADMFRQIVAIGADEIVRGTKRTGSILIEQMAIAGS; this comes from the coding sequence ATGGTCAACACCTCTACCTCCCTGCCGATTGCCGAAAACCACGCGCGATTCAGCGAACTGGTCGAAAGCGCCCTGGCGCACGCCCGCAAGATCGGCGCCAGTGACGCCGCCGCTGAAGTCTCCGAAAGCCTTGGGCTGTCGGTGTCGGTGCGCAAGAACGATATCGAGACGGTTGAGCAGACCCGCGATCGTTCCCTGGACATCACGGTCTATGCCGGCCAGCGCCGCGGTTCCGCTTCGACGTCGGATTTCTCGCCGAACGCCTTGCGCGAAACCGTGGAGGCCGCCTGGCACATTGCCAGCGCCACCGCCGAAGATCCCGCCGCGGGCCTGCCGGACGCCGAAAACCTGGCGCGCGATTATCCGGATCTGAGTCTGCACCACCCCTGGGGCATCGATACGGAAGCCGCGGCCGAACTGGCCTTGCGCGCCGAGCGGGCCGCTCGGGCGGTCGATCCGCGTATTACCAATACCGAAGGGGCCTCCCTGGGCACCTACGAAGGCCAGTTCGTCATGGGTAATACCCGTGGCTTCCTGGGCGGCTATCCCTATTCGCGCCACAGCCTGTCGGTGGCGCCCATCGCCGGGCGTGGCAACAAGATGCAGCGCGATTTCTGGTATTCCAGCGAGCGCGATGCCAGCAATCTTGCCAATCCCGAGGCGGTCGGCCGTTATGCCGCCGAGCGCGCCCTGTCGCGTTTGTCGGCTCGGCGCATCCCCACCGGCAAGTTTCCGGTGCTGTTCGAGGCGCCCTTGGCGCTGGGGCTGCTCGGCGCCTTGACGCAGGCGACCAATGGCGGCGCGCTGTACCGCAAGACCACCTTCCTGCTCGACAGCCTGGGCAAGCCGGTGCTGGCCGATCATCTGGACGTGACCGAAGATCCGCACATTCCCGGCGCGATGGGCAGCTCGCCTTTCGACGATGAGGGTGTGATCACGCGGGCGCGCGATGTGGTGAGTGCCGGGGTGCTGCAGGGGTATTTCCTGTCGACGTATACGGCGCGCAAGCTGGGGATGGCGGTCACGGGCAATGCCGGTGGTTCGCACAACCTGGCGTTGTCGTCCCGTAAGACTAAGGCTACGGACGATCTGCCGGCCATGTTGCGCAAGATGGGCACCGGCTTGCTGGTCACCGAGTTGATCGGCCAGGGCGTGAACTATGTCACCGGCGATTATTCGCGGGGGGCGTTCGGGTATTGGGTGAAGGATGGGGTCATCCAGCACGCTGTGGAAGAGGTGACCATCGCGGGTAATCTGGCCGACATGTTCCGGCAGATTGTCGCCATCGGGGCCGATGAGATCGTGCGGGGCACGAAACGGACGGGCTCCATTTTGATCGAGCAAATGGCTATAGCCGGTAGCTGA
- the yjgA gene encoding ribosome biogenesis factor YjgA translates to MHDQHNAPATEDDDEEGGYTRPSKSHVKREMLALTDLGKELIALSPERLRQLPLAERLYEAIREAQRTTSREGLRRQTHFVGKLMRDAPADEIRHQLDIWRNGSREETAAMHRLEKLRERLIVDDDALTELLNLYPGADVQQLRTVIREARKEARANAELTQGQEPKRKHYRALFQALKDLT, encoded by the coding sequence ATGCACGACCAGCACAACGCCCCCGCTACCGAAGATGACGACGAGGAAGGCGGCTATACCCGCCCCAGCAAGTCCCACGTCAAGCGGGAGATGCTTGCGCTCACCGACCTGGGCAAGGAGCTGATCGCCCTTTCGCCGGAACGCCTGCGTCAGTTGCCCCTGGCCGAACGCCTTTACGAAGCCATCCGGGAAGCGCAGCGCACCACCAGCCGTGAAGGCCTGCGCCGCCAGACCCACTTCGTCGGCAAGCTGATGCGCGATGCGCCCGCGGACGAAATCCGCCACCAGCTGGACATCTGGCGCAATGGCTCGCGGGAAGAAACCGCCGCCATGCACCGCCTGGAAAAGCTGCGCGAGCGTTTGATCGTCGACGACGACGCCTTGACCGAACTGCTGAATCTCTATCCCGGCGCCGACGTCCAGCAGCTGCGCACCGTCATCCGCGAAGCGCGCAAGGAAGCCCGCGCCAATGCTGAGCTGACGCAGGGCCAGGAGCCCAAGCGCAAGCACTACCGCGCGCTGTTCCAGGCCCTGAAAGACCTGACGTAA
- a CDS encoding alpha/beta hydrolase gives MTEPTPATTTDLLDCIELQTGPQPTHSVIWMHGLGADGNDFVPIVPELRLPASLAVRFVFPNAPVQPVTINGGMAMPAWYDIFNRDLVRREDGPGIRRSEAAIRAVIARENARGIPTSRIVLAGFSQGCAMTLHTGLRLPEKLAGMMALSGYLPLLDLATAERHGANQDTPIFMAHGTYDPVVELPRATASRDLLQSLGHDVRWHDYPMPHSVCAEEVADISAFLQEVLAKA, from the coding sequence ATGACCGAACCGACGCCCGCCACGACGACCGACCTGCTCGACTGCATCGAACTGCAAACCGGCCCGCAACCCACCCACTCCGTCATATGGATGCACGGCCTGGGCGCGGACGGCAACGATTTCGTGCCCATCGTGCCCGAATTACGCCTGCCGGCCAGCCTGGCGGTGCGCTTCGTCTTCCCGAATGCGCCGGTGCAGCCGGTGACCATCAATGGCGGCATGGCGATGCCCGCCTGGTACGACATCTTCAATCGCGACCTGGTGCGGCGCGAGGACGGCCCCGGCATTCGCCGCTCCGAAGCCGCCATCCGCGCCGTCATCGCCCGTGAGAACGCGCGTGGCATCCCCACGTCGCGCATCGTGCTGGCCGGCTTTTCGCAAGGCTGCGCCATGACCCTGCACACGGGCCTGCGCCTGCCTGAGAAGCTTGCCGGCATGATGGCGCTGTCCGGTTATCTGCCCCTGCTCGACCTGGCCACGGCCGAACGCCACGGCGCCAACCAGGACACGCCCATCTTCATGGCGCACGGCACCTACGACCCCGTGGTCGAATTGCCGCGCGCCACGGCGTCGCGCGATCTGCTGCAATCGCTGGGCCATGACGTGCGCTGGCACGACTACCCCATGCCGCACTCGGTATGCGCCGAGGAAGTGGCGGACATCTCCGCGTTCCTGCAGGAAGTCCTGGCCAAGGCGTAA